A window of Nomascus leucogenys isolate Asia chromosome X, Asia_NLE_v1, whole genome shotgun sequence contains these coding sequences:
- the GCNA gene encoding acidic repeat-containing protein, which produces MDGYKEELPRLQEPEDEDCYILSVQSSSDDTNGSSVARTAPRRRVSCILNVRSRSGDTNGSSVARTAPRRRVSCGQNSSKETGQVAYGAGSPPLIKYLFYFCSCILNVRSRSGDTNGSSVARTALKRQASSVVVIDSDSDEEFHTYEEKKAKLLEINSSDESPECCHVKPAMQEPPIVISDDDNDDNNGNDVEVLYDNSDDSDVPDDNSDDSDVPDDSSDDSDVPDDSSDDSDVSDDSSDDSDVSEDSSDDSDVSDDSSDDSDVSEDSSDDSDVSDDSSDDSDVSDDSSDDSDVSDDSSDDSDVPNDKSDDLEAPDDDSDDLEVPDNNSNDLEVPVPAEDLCNEGQIASDEEELDEAAAAVSQHHSSDDAGEQDLGENLSEPPSDPEANLEVSERKLTTEEEPAPVVEQSGKRKSKPKTIVEPLRKRQTKTENIVEPLRKRKGRTKNVSVTPGHKKCGPSKKKPGAAKVGKRKTRTPKCKVPGCFLHDLEKSKKYSGKNLKRNKNELVRRIYDLFNRSVCDKKLPEKLRIGWNNKMVKTAGLCSTGEMWYPKRRRFAKIQIGLKVCNSADRIRDTLIHELCHAASWLIDGIRDSHGDTWKYYARKSNKIHPELPRVTRCHNYKINYKVHYECTGCKTRIGRYTKSLDTSRFICAKCKGSLVMVPLTRKDGTRIVPHV; this is translated from the exons ttgcatCCTTAATGTCCGGTCAAGGAGTGGTGACACCAATGGGTCTT CTGTGGCCAGAACAGCTCCAAGGAGACGGGTCAG CTGTGGCCAGAACAGCTCCAAGGAGACGGGTCAG GTTGCTTATGGTGCCGGTAGCCCTCCTTTGATAaagtatctcttttatttttgcagttgcatCCTTAATGTCCGGTCAAGGAGTGGTGACACCAATGGGTCTT CTGTGGCCAGAACAGCTCTGAAGAGACAGGCGAG CTCCGTGGTAGTGATTGACTCTGATTCTGATGAGGAATTTCACACCTATGAGGAGAAGAAAGCTAAGTTATTGGAAATAAACAGCAGCG ATGAGAGTCCAGAGTGTTGTCATGTGAAGCCTGCCATGCAGGAACCTCCAATAGTTATtagtgatgatgacaatgacgACAACAACGGTAATGATGTGGAAGTTCTCTACGACAACAGTGATGATTCGGATGTTCCCGACGACAACAGTGATGATTCGGATGTTCCTGACGACAGCAGTGATGATTCGGATGTTCCTGACGACAGCAGTGATGATTCGGATGTTTCCGACGACAGCAGTGATGATTCGGATGTTTCCGAGGACAGCAGTGATGATTCGGATGTTTCCGACGACAGCAGTGATGATTCGGATGTTTCCGAGGACAGCAGTGATGATTCGGATGTTTCCGACGACAGCAGTGATGATTCGGATGTTTCCGACGACAGCAGTGATGATTCGGATGTTTCCGACGACAGCAGTGATGATTCGGATGTTCCCAACGACAAGAGTGATGATTTGGAAGCTCCCGACGACGACAGTGATGATTTGGAAGTTCCCGACAACAATAGTAATGATTTGGAAGTTCCTGTGCCAGCAGAAGATTTGTGTAATGAAGGCCAAATTGCCTCAGATGAAGAAGAGCTGGatgaggctgctgctgctgtctcccagcaccattcatcTGATGATGCTGGTGAGCAGGATCTTGGTGAGAATCTCAGCGAACCACCAAGTGATCCTGAGGCTAACCTTGAAGTTTCAGAGAGAAAGCTGACAACTGAGGAAGAGCCTGCACCTGTGGTGGAACAATCAGGGAAAAGGAAGTCAAAACCCAAAACTATTGTGGAGCCACTGAGGAAAAGGCAAACAAAGACCGAAAATATAGTGGAGCctctgaggaagaggaagggaagaaccAAAAATGTATCTGTGACACCTG GACATAAGAAGTGTGGGCCTTCAAAGAAGAAACCCGGTGCGGCAAAAGTTGGAAAACGCAAGACTAG GACTCCTAAGTGCAAAGTCCCTGGATGTTTCTTGCATGACCttgaaaagtcaaagaaatactCTGGAAAAAATTTAAAGCGAAATAAGAATGAGTTGGTTCGGAGAATCTACGACCTGTTTAACAGATCCGTCTGTGATAAAAAG CTGCCAGAGAAACTACGGATAGGCTGGAATAACAAGATGGTGAAAACTGCTGGCTTATGCAGCACTGGTGAGATGTGGTACCCAAAGAGGCGGCGCTTTGCCAAGATCCAGATTGGCTTGAAAGTCTGCAACTCTGCAG ACCGAATCCGGGATACCTTGATCCATGAACTGTGCCATGCTGCTTCCTGGCTGATTGATGGTATCCGTGATTCTCATGGTGACACATGGAAGTATTATGCCAGGAAATCCAACAAGATACACCCGGAGCTGCCCAGGGTCACCCGTTGCCATAACTATAAGATTAACTACAAGGTCCATTATGAATGTACTGGGTGCAAAACAAG GATTGGCCGCTACACCAAATCATTGGACACCAGCCGCTTCATCTGTGCCAAATGCAAGGGGTCTCTGGTCATGGTGCCATTAACTCGGAAAGATGGGACCCGTATTGTGCCCCACGTGTGA
- the CXCR3 gene encoding C-X-C chemokine receptor type 3 isoform X2, producing MVLEVSDHQVLNDAEVAALLENFSSSYDYGENESDLCCTSPPCPQDFSLNFDRAFLPALYSLLFLLGLLGNGTVAAVLLSRRAALSSTDTFLLHLAVADTLLVLTLPLWAVDAAVQWVFGSGLCKVAGALFNINFYAGALLLACISFDRYLNIVHATQLYRRGPPARVTLTCLAVWGLCLLFALPDFIFLSAHHDERLKATHCQYNFPQVGRTALRVLQLVAGFLLPLLVMAYCYAHILAVLLVSRGQRRLRAMRLVVVVVVAFALCWTPYHLVVLVDILMDLGALARNCGRESRVDVAKSVTSGLGYMHCCLNPLLYAFVGVKFRERMWMLLLRLGCPNQRGLQRQPSSSRRDSSWSETSEASYSGL from the exons ATGGTCCTTGAG GTGAGTGACCACCAAGTGCTAAATGACGCCGAGGTTGCCGCCCTCCTGGAGAACTTCAGCTCTTCCTATGACTACGGAGAAAACGAGAGTGACTTGTGCTGTACCTCCCCGCCCTGCCCACAGGACTTCAGCCTGAACTTCGACCGGGCCTTCCTGCCGGCCCTCTACAGCCTCCTGTTTCTGCTGGGGCTGCTGGGCAACGGCACGGTGGCAGCCGTGCTGCTGAGCCGGCGGGCAGCCCTGAGCAGCACCGACACCTTCCTGCTCCACCTAGCTGTGGCAGACACGCTGCTGGTGCTGACACTCCCGCTCTGGGCAGTGGACGCTGCCGTCCAGTGGGTCTTTGGCTCTGGCCTCTGCAAAGTGGCAGGTGCCCTCTTCAACATCAACTTCTACGCAGGGGCCCTCCTACTGGCCTGCATCAGCTTTGACCGCTACCTGAACATAGTGCACGCCACCCAGCTCTACCGCCGGGGGCCCCCGGCCCGCGTGACCCTCACCTGCCTGGCTGTCTGGGGGCTCTGCCTGCTTTTCGCCCTCCCAGACTTCATCTTCCTGTCGGCCCATCACGACGAGCGCCTCAAAGCCACCCACTGCCAGTACAACTTTCCACAGGTGGGCCGCACGGCTCTGCGGGTGCTGCAGCTGGTGGCTGGCTTTCTGCTGCCCCTGCTGGTCATGGCCTACTGCTATGCCCACATCCTAGCCGTGCTGCTGGTCTCCAGGGGCCAGCGGCGCCTGCGGGCCATGCGGCTGGTGGTGGTGGTCGTGGTGGCCTTTGCCCTCTGCTGGACCCCCTATCACCTGGTGGTGCTGGTGGACATCCTCATGGACCTGGGCGCTTTGGCCCGCAACTGTGGCCGAGAAAGCAGGGTAGACGTGGCCAAGTCGGTCACCTCAGGCCTGGGCTACATGCACTGCTGCCTCAACCCACTGCTCTATGCCTTTGTAGGGGTCAAGTTCCGGGAGCGGATGTGGATGCTGCTCTTGCGCCTGGGCTGCCCCAACCAGAGAGGGCTCCAGAGGCAGCCATCGTCTTCCCGCCGGGATTCATCATGGTCTGAGACCTCAGAGGCCTCCTACTCGGGCTTGTGA
- the CXCR3 gene encoding C-X-C chemokine receptor type 3 isoform X1 → MELRKYGPGRLAGTVIGGAAQSKSQTKSDSITKEFLPGLYTAPSSPFPPSQVSDHQVLNDAEVAALLENFSSSYDYGENESDLCCTSPPCPQDFSLNFDRAFLPALYSLLFLLGLLGNGTVAAVLLSRRAALSSTDTFLLHLAVADTLLVLTLPLWAVDAAVQWVFGSGLCKVAGALFNINFYAGALLLACISFDRYLNIVHATQLYRRGPPARVTLTCLAVWGLCLLFALPDFIFLSAHHDERLKATHCQYNFPQVGRTALRVLQLVAGFLLPLLVMAYCYAHILAVLLVSRGQRRLRAMRLVVVVVVAFALCWTPYHLVVLVDILMDLGALARNCGRESRVDVAKSVTSGLGYMHCCLNPLLYAFVGVKFRERMWMLLLRLGCPNQRGLQRQPSSSRRDSSWSETSEASYSGL, encoded by the coding sequence ATGGAGTTGAGGAAGTATGGCCCTGGAAGACTGGCGGGGACAGTTATAGGAGGAGCTGCTCAGAGCAAATCACAGACTAAATCAGACTCAATCACAAAGGAGTTCCTGCCAGGCCTTTACACAGCCCCTTCCTCCCCGTTCCCTCCCTCACAGGTGAGTGACCACCAAGTGCTAAATGACGCCGAGGTTGCCGCCCTCCTGGAGAACTTCAGCTCTTCCTATGACTACGGAGAAAACGAGAGTGACTTGTGCTGTACCTCCCCGCCCTGCCCACAGGACTTCAGCCTGAACTTCGACCGGGCCTTCCTGCCGGCCCTCTACAGCCTCCTGTTTCTGCTGGGGCTGCTGGGCAACGGCACGGTGGCAGCCGTGCTGCTGAGCCGGCGGGCAGCCCTGAGCAGCACCGACACCTTCCTGCTCCACCTAGCTGTGGCAGACACGCTGCTGGTGCTGACACTCCCGCTCTGGGCAGTGGACGCTGCCGTCCAGTGGGTCTTTGGCTCTGGCCTCTGCAAAGTGGCAGGTGCCCTCTTCAACATCAACTTCTACGCAGGGGCCCTCCTACTGGCCTGCATCAGCTTTGACCGCTACCTGAACATAGTGCACGCCACCCAGCTCTACCGCCGGGGGCCCCCGGCCCGCGTGACCCTCACCTGCCTGGCTGTCTGGGGGCTCTGCCTGCTTTTCGCCCTCCCAGACTTCATCTTCCTGTCGGCCCATCACGACGAGCGCCTCAAAGCCACCCACTGCCAGTACAACTTTCCACAGGTGGGCCGCACGGCTCTGCGGGTGCTGCAGCTGGTGGCTGGCTTTCTGCTGCCCCTGCTGGTCATGGCCTACTGCTATGCCCACATCCTAGCCGTGCTGCTGGTCTCCAGGGGCCAGCGGCGCCTGCGGGCCATGCGGCTGGTGGTGGTGGTCGTGGTGGCCTTTGCCCTCTGCTGGACCCCCTATCACCTGGTGGTGCTGGTGGACATCCTCATGGACCTGGGCGCTTTGGCCCGCAACTGTGGCCGAGAAAGCAGGGTAGACGTGGCCAAGTCGGTCACCTCAGGCCTGGGCTACATGCACTGCTGCCTCAACCCACTGCTCTATGCCTTTGTAGGGGTCAAGTTCCGGGAGCGGATGTGGATGCTGCTCTTGCGCCTGGGCTGCCCCAACCAGAGAGGGCTCCAGAGGCAGCCATCGTCTTCCCGCCGGGATTCATCATGGTCTGAGACCTCAGAGGCCTCCTACTCGGGCTTGTGA